In Microplitis mediator isolate UGA2020A chromosome 2, iyMicMedi2.1, whole genome shotgun sequence, a single window of DNA contains:
- the LOC130678560 gene encoding deubiquitinase DESI2 isoform X1 has product MFQSGFGCNLPFPSCLGYPQDSEELIPKMAREPIILNVYDMYWMNEYTTPIGLGVFHSGVEIYGVEYAYGGHSLPISGIFEIAPRDADELGEQFRFRQSVHIGYTDFTEEDVARIVTELGKDFRGDRYHLMNKNCNHFSGQLTQILCGQEIPGWVNRLAYFSSCVPFLQRCLPKEWLTPDALTHSLSHVNHRESTPPSETSL; this is encoded by the exons ATGTTTCAATCAGGTTTTGGCTGCAACCTCCCATTCCCAAGTTGTCTCGGTTATCCGCAAGACAGTGAAGAATTGATTCCCAAAATGGCTAGAGAACCAATTATTCTTAATGTTTACGACATG TATTGGATGAATGAGTACACAACACCTATTGGCTTAGGAGTCTTCCATTCGggtgttgaaatttatggTGTTG agtaCGCTTATGGTGGCCATTCACTCCCAATATctggtatttttgaaatagCGCCGCGCGATGCTGATGAACTCGGTGAACAATTTAGATTTCG GCAATCAGTACATATCGGATACACCGATTTTACGGAAGAAGATGTCGCTAGAATTGTCACTGAATTGGGAAAAGATTTTCGCGGTGACCGTTACcatttgatgaataaaaacTGCAATCATTTTAGTGGACAATTGACTCag ATATTATGTGGACAAGAAATTCCTGGATGGGTTAATCGCTTAGCATACTTCAGCTCATGTGTTCCATTTCTCCAACGTTGTCTGCCTAAAGAATGGCTGACACCAGATGCTTTAACTCATTCACTGAGTCATGTAAATCATCGCGAGAGTACACCACCCTCCGAGACTTCATTGTAA
- the LOC130678560 gene encoding deubiquitinase DESI2 isoform X2 codes for MAREPIILNVYDMYWMNEYTTPIGLGVFHSGVEIYGVEYAYGGHSLPISGIFEIAPRDADELGEQFRFRQSVHIGYTDFTEEDVARIVTELGKDFRGDRYHLMNKNCNHFSGQLTQILCGQEIPGWVNRLAYFSSCVPFLQRCLPKEWLTPDALTHSLSHVNHRESTPPSETSL; via the exons ATGGCTAGAGAACCAATTATTCTTAATGTTTACGACATG TATTGGATGAATGAGTACACAACACCTATTGGCTTAGGAGTCTTCCATTCGggtgttgaaatttatggTGTTG agtaCGCTTATGGTGGCCATTCACTCCCAATATctggtatttttgaaatagCGCCGCGCGATGCTGATGAACTCGGTGAACAATTTAGATTTCG GCAATCAGTACATATCGGATACACCGATTTTACGGAAGAAGATGTCGCTAGAATTGTCACTGAATTGGGAAAAGATTTTCGCGGTGACCGTTACcatttgatgaataaaaacTGCAATCATTTTAGTGGACAATTGACTCag ATATTATGTGGACAAGAAATTCCTGGATGGGTTAATCGCTTAGCATACTTCAGCTCATGTGTTCCATTTCTCCAACGTTGTCTGCCTAAAGAATGGCTGACACCAGATGCTTTAACTCATTCACTGAGTCATGTAAATCATCGCGAGAGTACACCACCCTCCGAGACTTCATTGTAA
- the LOC130663303 gene encoding tyrosine-protein phosphatase non-receptor type 9-like codes for MSGYCFEIFNVYDFLVKTNKANFLEFIRLEHAQVMAIPLSGTVNHFLKPENLWKNRYYDVPCWDHSRVVLSSHGSKAYDYTDSDGKKIIVTSQDSDSTYIHASFVNGFNEANKFICCQGPKEGTSGDFWKMVSEHSCRFIVSLTETDGEDQVCYEYWVKEEDYELAFGRYIVRTLEIIEGPSFTRTRLRLTDVSSGTSREIYHFWYTRWPDYGTPTNPAEVLNLISQVNQKREEMRKTDCQPGPIVVHCSAGVGRTGTFCTIDNALSQLRNRKTVSLSQTVLKIRGRRNSSVFLPEQYEFCYKTLRHALIREVKEKNILLSDFAT; via the coding sequence ATGTCAGGCTATTGTTTTGAAATCTTTAACGTCTATGATTTTCTtgttaaaacaaataaagcAAACTTTTTGGAATTTATAAGACTAGAGCACGCGCAAGTGATGGCGATCCCTCTATCAGGTACtgtcaatcattttttgaagCCAGAAAATTTATGGAAGAATCGGTACTATGATGTACCGTGTTGGGACCACTCTCGGGTGGTCTTAAGCTCTCACGGAAGTAAAGCGTATGACTATACGGATTCTGATGGGAAGAAAATAATCGTTACATCTCAAGACAGCGACTCAACTTATATACATGCCAGCTTTGTTAATGGTTTTAATGAAGCGAATAAATTCATCTGCTGTCAGGGCCCAAAAGAGGGCACGAGTGGTGACTTCTGGAAGATGGTGTCAGAGCATAGTTGTAGATTTATCGTCTCACTAACAGAAACAGATGGTGAAGATCAAGTGTGTTATGAATATTGGGTCAAAGAAGAGGATTACGAACTAGCGTTCGGAAGATATATAGTAAGAACCCTTGAAATTATAGAAGGGCCTAGTTTTACCAGAACACGATTGCGACTTACTGATGTGAGCAGTGGTACTTCACGGGAGATCTATCACTTTTGGTATACTCGCTGGCCTGACTACGGTACTCCCACTAATCCAGCGGAAGTTTTAAATCTAATATCGCAGGTCAACCAAAAACGAGAAGAGATGAGAAAGACAGACTGTCAACCAGGACCGATAGTGGTCCACTGCTCTGCAGGAGTTGGTCGAACAGGTACATTTTGTACTATAGACAATGCACTATCACAGTTACGGAATCGTAAAACAGTCTCGCTTTCGCAAACAGTACTAAAAATTCGGGGGCGAAGGAATTCAAGTGTCTTTCTTCCTGAACAGTATGAATTCTGTTACAAAACACTAAGACATGCTTTAATAAGagaagtaaaagaaaaaaatattttgttatccgATTTCGCAACTtga
- the LOC130663304 gene encoding tyrosine-protein phosphatase non-receptor type 9-like yields the protein MSQCKFRTQNYTEFLSLVEKSDFEEVVTREHKKIMDQKVEGTFNESMKPENRGLNRYLDMLSFDHSRVALPAEKNRGDYINANYVDGFEYKKKFICTQAPLQQTAYDFWRMVWMHHTRIIVMLCKIKENKKQCFPYWNETEGDNVVFGKFKITTTQVETHSSYIETSLLVTDGTSAIQELTHFCFTQWPDYGVPNDVMNLLNFVLTVKSAQKDVIRQLAQEGCKIGEHPPPILVHCSAGVGRTGAYCLLDTAISQFDTCATISIPSTLLNIRKQRYYCVFILPQYFFCYRVMERYVNLKVKRESKTLVVNVATALLNKVLYLKEN from the coding sequence atgagtcAATGCAAATTCAGGACTCAGAACTATACAGAGTTTTTGAGTTTGGTGGAGAAAAGTGATTTCGAAGAGGTAGTTACGCGGGAACACAAGAAAATCATGGACCAAAAAGTAGAGGGCACTTTCAACGAATCTATGAAGCCAGAAAATCGAGGATTGAACAGGTACCTGGACATGTTATCTTTTGATCACTCTAGAGTGGCGTTGCCTGCTGAAAAAAATAGAGGAGACTACATAAATGCGAATTATGTAGACGGCTTTGAGTACAAAAAGAAGTTTATTTGTACCCAGGCACCTCTCCAGCAGACAGCCTACGATTTTTGGCGAATGGTGTGGATGCATCATACACGAATAATTGTTATGCTGTGTAAGATCAAGGAGAATAAGAAACAGTGTTTTCCATATTGGAACGAGACCGAAGGCGATAATGTTGTCttcggaaaatttaaaattacaacgaCCCAAGTAGAAACTCACTCCAGTTACATCGAGACCTCTCTGCTTGTGACTGATGGGACCTCGGCTATCCAAGAATTGACGCATTTCTGTTTTACCCAGTGGCCTGACTATGGTGTACCTAACGATGTGATGAATCTATTGAACTTTGTTTTGACAGTGAAAAGTGCCCAAAAAGACGTTATTAGACAGTTAGCTCAGGAAGGTTGCAAAATTGGTGAACATCCTCCGCCAATACTCGTCCACTGCAGTGCTGGTGTTGGCAGAACAGGTGCATACTGTCTGCTTGATACTGCGATATCACAATTTGATACTTGTGCTACCATTTCCATTCCATCTACCCTTCTCAACATTAGAAAGCAGAGATATTACTGTGTTTTCATCTTGCCTCAATACTTTTTCTGTTACCGGGTGATGGAACGTTATGTTAATTTAAAGGTGAAAAGGGAATCAAAAACACTCGTTGTAAATGTAGCCACCgctttattaaataaagttttatatctAAAAGAAAACTAA
- the LOC130663308 gene encoding receptor-type tyrosine-protein phosphatase alpha-like: MESQSFKSLSIDEFNQMAIRPDFPELIKKEHEQLVAVQLPGTIDHYSRPENSSKNRSTLFPCWDHSRVILKPPKGTPYGNHTASSYIHANYVDGFEDTNKFICSQSPMENTCEDFWRMVSQENCRIIVSLTKVDLADEHCYEYWAKEKYCEKVFGNYIIRTLDIIEEENFTNTRLLLIDANNDISREIHHFWYTNWPRHHGWPIKSLELFKLIVKVNEKREELKKTPYFRPGPIVVHCSGGLNWTGIFCAIDNALYRAQKKRTVSLPQTVINIRKQRHSSFFCSVEYEICYRVLYEII, encoded by the coding sequence ATGGAGAGTCAAAGTTTCAAGTCCCTCAGCATCGACGAGTTTAATCAGATGGCAATTCGGCCGGACTTTCCAGAACTCATCAAAAAGGAACACGAGCAACTTGTGGCGGTGCAGCTACCAGGTACTATTGATCATTATTCAAGACCTGAGAATTCATCCAAGAACCGATCCACACTTTTTCCGTGTTGGGATCACTCTCGGGTGATTTTGAAGCCTCCAAAGGGAACTCCATATGGCAATCATACAGCATCATCTTACATACATGCAAACTATGTAGATGGATTTGaagatacaaataaatttatctgttcCCAAAGTCCGATGGAAAACACGTGTGAAGACTTCTGGCGGATGGTCTCCCAAGAAAATTGTCGTATCATCGTCTCTTTAACGAAAGTAGACCTTGCGGATGAACATTGCTACGAATATTGGGCCAAGGAAAAGTATTGTgaaaaagtatttggaaaTTATATCATACGAACCCTTGATATTATTGAAGAAGAAAATTTCACCAATACGCGATTACTGCTCATAGATGCAAACAATGATATCTCACGGGAGATTCATCACTTCTGGTACACTAATTGGCCTCGCCATCATGGTTGGCCTATTAAGTCGTTGGAATTGTTCAAACTTATAGTCAAAGTGAACGAGAAACGAGAGGAGTTGAAAAAAACACCATACTTCCGACCAGGACCCATAGTAGTTCATTGCTCTGGAGGGTTGAACTGGACAGGAATATTCTGTGCTATAGACAATGCGTTATATCGAGCGCAGAAAAAACGAACAGTGTCGCTCCCGCAGACGGTTATAAATATTCGTAAGCAAAGACATTCgagttttttttgttctgtAGAGTATGAAATTTGCTACCGTGTATTATATGAGATTATCTAA
- the LOC130663302 gene encoding tyrosine-protein phosphatase non-receptor type 9-like, which yields MKYRIFKSRSTGDFLKMTKQPNFLERIEMEHKELVARKVRGTYDHFSRPENFTKNRHIYFPCWDHSRVILKPPSTGIPTIYEIACDYIHANYVDGFTEKKKFICTQSPMKNTMFDFWRMVYQENCHIIMSITKIDNTKEYFYHYWFNNKHRDLVFGRYAIRLLGFIEEKSLIRARIRLTDTKRNISREIYHFWFTNGPFYYGRRVNSLELLNLIIQVDQKREELRKKVDSGPGPIVIHCSRIRSWSGIFCTIDNALSQVREKNTVSIPKTIRNIRKQLHSSMYGFEEYESCYAVLWTAILQKKLYEHGYYKLSCLPPTEAAIVNYFFPQPD from the coding sequence ATGAAGTATCGGATTTTCAAGTCACGCAGCACCGGGGACTTTCTGAAGATGACAAAGCAGCCGAACTTTTTGGAACGCATTGAGATGGAACACAAGGAACTTGTGGCAAGGAAGGTACGAGGGACTTATGATCATTTTTCCAGACCGGAAAATTTCACGAAGAATCGGCATATATATTTTCCGTGTTGGGATCACTCTCGAGTGATCTTAAAACCACCCAGCACGGGAATCCCAACTATTTATGAAATCGCATGTGACTATATTCATGCGAATTATGTGGATGGATTTacggaaaaaaagaaattcattTGCACACAAAGTCCGATGAAAAACACAATGTTTGACTTCTGGAGGATGGTATACCAAGAAAATTGTCATATAATTATGTCAATAACGAAAATAGACAATACAAAAGAATATTTCTATCATTATTGGTTCAACAATAAACATCGTGACCTAGTGTTTGGAAGGTATGCCATAAGACTCCTTGGATTTATTGAAGAGAAAAGTTTAATCAGAGCAAGAATACGACTGACAGATACGAAACGTAATATCTCAAGGGAAATCTATCATTTTTGGTTCACAAATGGGCCTTTCTATTATGGTCGGCGAGTCAATTCGTTAGAATTGTTGAACCTAATAATTCAAGTGGACCAGAAACGAGAagagttaagaaaaaaagtagaCTCCGGACCAGGACCGATAGTGATTCACTGCTCGAGAATAAGAAGCTGGTCGGGAATATTCTGTACTATCGACAATGCGTTGTCACAAGTGAGAGAAAAAAACACAGTGTCAATCCCGAAAACGATACGAAATATTCGGAAGCAATTACATTCAAGTATGTATGGTTTTGAAGAGTATGAATCTTGTTATGCTGTATTATGGACGGCTATACTACAGAAGAAACTTTATGAGCATGGTTATTATAAGTTATCCTGTCTACCCCCAACAGAAGCTGCAATTGTGAACTATTTTTTCCCACAACCTGACTAG
- the LOC130663301 gene encoding tyrosine-protein phosphatase non-receptor type 9-like: protein MGNKSFKTLSIDDFLEMTMRRDFLKLIKKEHDQLAVMKLPGTIDHYSRPENSSKNRSSSFPCWDHSRVILKLPSKRIPYNKDTTSSYIHANFVDGFEDKNKFICSQSPIKNTCEDFWRMISQENCHIIVSLTKVDNAFYCYEYWANEKGWEKVFGNYVIKTLEIIEEETFTRTRLLFEDADNDISREIHHFWYTKFPVHCGWPIISPELLNLIFQVNQKRDELIKTLDSGPGPIVIHCSRMGCWAGIFCTIDNALHQVRKEKTVSLPQTVLKIRKQRHSSIFCWVEYEICYRVLCEATLWMQNYMYYNFKLSPVSQTDAAAMNFFLEKSDNK from the coding sequence ATGGGGAATAAAAGTTTCAAGACACTCAGCATCGACGACTTTCTGGAGATGACAATGCGGCGGGACTTTTTGAAACTCATCAAAAAGGAGCACGACCAACTTGCGGTGATGAAGCTACCAGGTACTATTGATCATTATTCAAGACCTGAGAATTCATCAAAGAATCGATCCTCATCTTTTCCGTGTTGGGATCACTCTCGAGTGATTTTAAAACTTCCCAGTAAAAGAATCCCTTATAATAAAGACACAACATCATCTTACATACATGCAAACTTTGTAGACGGatttgaagataaaaataaattcatctgttcCCAAAGTCCGATTAAAAACACGTGTGAAGACTTCTGGAGGATGATTTCGCAGGAAAACTGTCATATAATTGTCTCATTAACGAAAGTAGATAACGCATTTTATTGCTATGAATATTGGGCCAATGAAAAGGGTTGGGAGAAAGTATTTGGAAATTATGTCATAAAAACCCTTGAAATAATTGAAGAGGAAACTTTCACCAGGACCCGGTTACTATTCGAAGATGCAGACAATGATATCTCACGGGAGATCCATCACTTTTGGTACACTAAATTTCCTGTCCATTGTGGTTGGCCTATAATTTCGCCGGAATTGTTGAATCTAATATTCCAAGTGAACCAGAAACGAGACGAGTTGATAAAAACATTAGACTCCGGACCAGGACCAATAGTGATTCACTGCTCGAGAATGGGATGCTGGGCGGGAATATTTTGTACTATCGACAATGCGTTACATCAAGTGAGAAAAGAAAAGACAGTGTCGCTCCCACAGACGGTACTAAAAATTCGGAAGCAAAGACATTCAAGTATCTTTTGTTGGGTAGAGTATGAAATTTGTTACCGTGTATTATGTGAGGCTACACTATGGATGCAAAATTAtatgtattataattttaagctGTCACCTGTATCCCAAACCGACGCTGCAGCTATGAACTTTTTTCTTGAGAAATCTGACAacaaataa
- the LOC130663305 gene encoding tyrosine-protein phosphatase non-receptor type 9-like — MGNQSFRTLSIDDFVEMTSRPDFSKVIEKEHNKVLAVQLPGTCVNFSRPQNSLKNRYDDIPCWDHSRVILIPPSAKYNYNHTDPSQITLTPTEIPSTYIHANFVSGFKERKKFICCQAPKKNTVENFWRMVLEQDSHIIVSLTKTDKGGFVCSEYWINAENGIDIFGRYVIRTLEIVKESSFTRTRLRLTDMFTDTSREIHHLWYTDWPNVGNPINPVQILDLIMQMNKKREELTTAAGSKLGPIVVHCAEGVGRTGIFCTIDNALSQLRKEQTVCLPQTVLKLRKQRHSSVFLIGQYAFCYKVVRYALITDLIEKILY; from the coding sequence ATGGGGAACCAAAGCTTCAGGACGCTCAGCATTGATGACTTTGTGGAGATGACAAGTCGGCCGGATTTCTCAAAAGTCATTGAAAAGGAGCACAACAAAGTTCTGGCCGTACAACTACCAGGTACCTGTGTTAATTTTTCAAGACCGCAAAATTCGCTGAAGAATCGGTACGACGATATTCCGTGTTGGGATCACTCTCGGGTGATTTTAATACCACCCAGtgcaaaatataattataaccaTACAGATCCATCACAGATAACCCTAACACCAACGGAAATACCCTCGACGTACATACATGCCAACTTTGTTAGCGGATTTAAGGAGAGGAAGAAATTCATTTGCTGCCAGGCTCCCAAGAAAAACACAGTTGAAAACTTTTGGAGGATGGTTTTAGAGCAAGATTCTCATATTATTGTATCATTAACAAAAACAGACAAGGGAGGTTTCGTGTGCTCTGAATATTGGATTAATGCAGAGAATGGTATAGATATATTTGGAAGATATGTTATCAGGACCCTTGAAATTGTAAAAGAGTCAAGTTTCACCAGAACACGGTTACGACTTACCGATATGTTCACTGATACTTCACGGGAGATCCATCACTTGTGGTACACTGATTGGCCTAACGTCGGCAATCCCATCAACCCGGTGCAAATTCTGGATCTAATAATGCAGATGAACAAAAAACGAGAAGAGTTAACTACAGCAGCAGGCTCTAAACTAGGACCGATAGTGGTCCACTGTGCGGAAGGAGTCGGTCGAACAGGAATATTTTGCACTATAGACAATGCACTATCACAGTTACGGAAAGAACAAACAGTGTGCCTACCGCAGACGGTGCTAAAACTACGGAAACAAAGACATTCTAGTGTATTTCTTATTGGACAGTATGCATTCTGCTACAAAGTAGTAAGATATGCTTTAATAACAGAcctcatagaaaaaatattgtattaa
- the LOC130663306 gene encoding tyrosine-protein phosphatase non-receptor type 9-like: MGNQCFSAASIVDFLEMTSHPDFSNLIEKEHAQVLAAKLPGTFANFSRPQNSSKNRYNDIPCCDHSRVILLPHTAKYDNNDSDSSQIILKPAELASTYIHANFVDGFKEKKKFICCQAPKKNTVDDFWRMIFEQESHIIVSLTKTDKGGFVCYEYWANAEDNVKVLGRYVIRTLKIIQEESFTRTRLRLTDLISGTSREIYHFWYTNWPDYGTPTNSAEILDLILQVNLKQEELTQAADSKPGPIVVHCTAGVCRTGTFCTIDNALSQLRKEQTVSLPQTVLKIRKQRHSSVFLLEQYAFCYKVLRNALTTEVIKQILY, from the coding sequence ATGGGGAATCAGTGTTTCAGTGCAGCCAGCATCGTTGACTTTCTGGAGATGACAAGTCATCCGGACTTCTCAAACCTGATTGAAAAAGAGCACGCCCAAGTTCTCGCCGCAAAACTACCAGGTACCTTTGCTAATTTTTCAAGACCGCAAAATTCATCAAAGAATCGATACAACGATATTCCGTGTTGTGATCACTCTCGAGTGATTTTATTACCACACACTgcaaaatatgataataacGACTCGGATTCGTCACAGATAATCTTAAAACCAGCAGAACTAGCATCAACTTATATACATGCCAATTTTGTTGATGGATttaaggagaaaaaaaaattcatttgctGCCAAGCTCCGAAAAAAAACACGGTCGACGACTTTTGGAGGATGATTTTCGAGCAAGAATCTCATATTATTGTATCATTAACGAAAACAGATAAAGGAGGTTTCGTGTGCTATGAATATTGGGCCAACGCAGAGGATAATGTAAAAGTATTGGGAAGATATGTTATAAGAACccttaaaattattcaagaggAAAGTTTCACCAGAACACGATTAAGACTCACTGATCTGATCAGTGGTACCTCACGGGAGATCTATCACTTTTGGTATACCAATTGGCCTGACTACGGTACTCCCACCAATTCGGCGGAAATTCTGGACCTAATACTGCAGGTGAACCTAAAACAGGAAGAGTTGACCCAAGCAGCAGACTCTAAACCAGGACCGATCGTGGTCCACTGCACAGCAGGAGTCTGTCGAACAGGAACGTTTTGCACCATAGACAATGCACTATCACAGTTACGGAAAGAACAAACAGTGTCTCTACCGCAGACGGTGCTCAAAATACGGAAACAAAGACATTCGAGTGTCTTTCTTCTTGAACAGTATGCATTCTGTTACAAAGTGTTGAGAAATGCCTTAACAACGGAAGtgataaaacaaatattatattaa
- the LOC130663300 gene encoding tyrosine-protein phosphatase non-receptor type 9-like, with amino-acid sequence MGNQTFKTFSIVDFLKMTSQPDFSKLVAKEHAQVLAVQLPGTFACFSRHENSSKNRHDDVPCWDISRVILSPQSATYDDEDWDSSNITTRSAEISSTYIHANLVDGFEEINKFICSQGPKKNSHEDFWKMVSEQESCIIVSLTETDDEDQVCYEYWAKEEDYELAFGRYIVKTLEIKEEPSFTRTRLRLTDVNSGTSREIHHFWYTHWPDYGTPTNPAEILNLISQVNQKREEIRKTDCQPGPIVVHSSAGIGRTGAFCTIDNALSQLRKEKSVSLPQTVLKIRKQRHSSVFLPEQYAFCYETLAHALMTEVKEIAANQLSPDAITLEPETYNSQRKRLRVL; translated from the coding sequence ATGGGGAATCAAACCTTCAAGACATTCAGCATCGTGGACTTTTTGAAGATGACAAGCCAGCCGGACTTCTCAAAACTCGTTGCAAAGGAGCACGCCCAAGTTCTGGCTGTACAATTACCAGGTACTTTTGCTTGTTTTTCAAGACACGAAAATTCATCAAAGAATCGGCATGACGATGTTCCGTGTTGGGATATTTCTAGAGTGATTTTAAGCCCACAGAGTGCAACATATGATGATGAAGATTGGGATTCATCAAATATAACCACGAGATCTGCAGAAATATCATCAACTTACATACATGCGAACTTGGTCGATGGATTTGaggagataaataaatttatttgcagcCAGGGTCCGAAGAAAAACTCGCATGAAGACTTTTGGAAGATGGTTTCAGAGCAAGAATCTTGTATTATTGTGTCACTAACGGAAACAGATGATGAAGATCAAGTGTGTTATGAATATTGGGCCAAAGAAGAGGATTACGAACTAGCGTTTGGAAGATACATTgtaaaaaccctggaaattaaAGAAGAGCCTAGTTTTACCAGAACACGATTGCGACTCACTGATGTGAACAGTGGTACCTCTCGGGAGATCCATCACTTTTGGTATACTCACTGGCCTGACTACGGTACTCCTACTAATCCAGCGGAAATTTTGAATCTAATATCGCAGGTCAACCAAAAACGAGAAGAGATAAGAAAGACAGACTGTCAACCAGGACCGATAGTGGTCCACTCTTCTGCAGGAATTGGTCGGACTGGTGCATTTTGCACTATAGACAATGCACTATCACAGTTACGGAAAGAAAAGTCAGTGTCGCTTCCCCAGACGGTGCTAAAAATTCGGAAGCAAAGACATTCAAGTGTCTTTCTTCCTGAACAGTATGCATTCTGTTACGAAACATTAGCGCATGCTTTGATGACAGAAGTTAAAGAAATAGCAGCCAATCAACTGAGTCCAGATGCTATTACTTTGGAGCCAGAAACTTACAATTCACAGAGGAAAAGGTTGAGAGTACTATAG